The proteins below are encoded in one region of Brassica napus cultivar Da-Ae chromosome A6, Da-Ae, whole genome shotgun sequence:
- the LOC106376228 gene encoding SNARE-interacting protein KEULE: MSYSDSDSSSSQAAEYKNFRQLTRERLLYEMLRSTKTGSSKSTWKVLIMDKLTVKIMSYACKMADITEEGVSLVEDIFRRRQPLPSLDAIYFIQPTKENVIMFLSDMSGKSPLYKKAFVFFSSPVSKELVGHIKKDSSVLPRIGALREMNLEFFAIDSQGFITDHERALEDLFGDEETSRKGDACLNVMASRIATVFASLREFPTVRYRAAKSLDASTMTTLRDLIPTKLAAGIWNCLAKHKQSIENFPQTETCELLILDRSVDQIAPIIHEWTYDAMCHDLLNMEGNKYVHVIPSNSGGEPETKDVLLEEHDPIWLELRHAHIADASERLHDKMTNFLSKNKAAQLQHGKRDGAELSTRDLQKMVQALPQYSEQIDKLSLHVEIARKINDLIREQGLRELGQLEQDLVFGDAGMKDVIKYLSTQEEASREGKLRLLMILATIYPEKFEGEKGQNLMKLAKLSSDDMSAVNNMRLLGPAVDAKKNAPGGFTLKFDLHKKKRGVRKEREEEAAWQLSRFYPMIEELIEKLSKGELPKEDYPCMNDPSPSFHGSTSHSSSAASSSQGQAAQSMRSRRTPTWAKPRGSDDGYSSDSVLRHSSSDFKKMGQRIFVFIVGGATRSELKVCHKLTTKLKREVILGSTSLDDPPQFITKLKLLTANELSIDDLQI, from the exons GACTCTTGTATGAGATGCTTAGATCTACCAAGACTGGGAGCTCAAAATCCACCTGGAAG GTACTAATCATGGACAAACTCACTGTCAAGATCATGTCCTACGCCTGCAAAATGGCTGATATCACGGAAGAAGGAGTTTCAT TGGTTGAAGACATTTTTAGACGAAGACAACCTCTACCTTCACTGGACGCCATTTACTTCATCCAGCCAACTAAAGAGAA CGTCATCATGTTCTTGTCAGACATGTCTGGGAAATCGCCATTATACAAGAA GGCATTTGTTTTCTTTAGTTCACCGGTTTCTAAGGAGCTGGTTGGTCACATCAAGAAAGATTCGAGTGTATTGCCCCGGATTGGAGCATTAAGAGAG ATGAACTTGGAATTTTTCGCCATCGACAGCCAG GGTTTCATCACCGACCATGAGAGAGCTTTAGAGGATCTTTTCGGTGACGAGGAAACTTCTAGAAAAGGCGATGCCTGCTTAAATGTGATGGCTTCTCGAATTGCCACAGTCTTTGCTTCACTACGG GAGTTTCCAACAGTACGTTACCGAGCTGCAAAGTCACTTGACGCATCGACAATGACAACTTTGCGCGATTTAATTCCCACGAAACTTGCAGCTGGGATCTGGAATTGTCTGGCAAAACATAAACAGTCGATTGAGAATTTCCCACAGACTGAAACGTGTGAGCTGCTCATCCTCGACAGATCCGTAGACCAG ATTGCTCCTATTATACATGAGTGGACTTACGATGCTATGTGCCATGATTTACTGAACATGGAAGGGAACAAATATGTACATGTG ATTCCAAGCAATTCAGGCGGAGAACCAGAGACGAAAGATGTGCTCTTGGAGGAACATGATCCTATTTGGCTAGAGCTTCGACATGCACATATAGCAGAT gCTAGTGAAAGATTGCATGACAAGATGACCAATTTCTTATCGAAAAACAAAGCTGCTCAGCTTCAGCATGGTAAGAG GGATGGTGCTGAGCTTTCTACGAGAGATTTGCAGAAGATGGTTCAAGCATTGCCACAATACAGTGAACAAATAGACAAGCTATCTCTCCATGTAGAG ATTGCTAGGAAAATCAACGACCTTATCAGAGAGCAGGGACTTCGGGAGCTTGGACAACTTGAACAAGACCTTGTTTTTGGTGATGCTGGGATGAAGGATGTGATTAAATATTTGAGTACTCAAGAG GAGGCAAGTCGTGAAGGCAAGTTACGCCTGTTGATGATCCTCGCAACCATTTACCCTGAAAAGTTTGAAGGTGAAAAGGGTCAAAATCTAATGAAG ctGGCAAAACTCTCATCTGATGACATGAGCGCTGTAAATAATATGAGACTACTTGGTCCAGCCGTCGATGCTAAAAAGAATGCACCGGGAGGTTTCACCTTGAAGTTTGATCTTCACAAG AAGAAACGAGGTGTCAGGAAAGAGCGTGAGGAGGAAGCAGCATGGCAGTTATCTCGATTCTACCCCATGATTGAG GAACTGATCGAGAAACTTAGCAAAGGAGAGTTGCCAAAAGAGGATTACCCATGTATGAACGACCCAAGCCCAAGTTTCCACGGATCAACGTCACATTCTTCATCAGCAGCAAGTAGTAGTCAAGGCCAAGCTGCTCAGTCCATGAGATCAAGACGCACACCAACATGGGCTAAACCAAGAGGTTCAGATGATGGATATTCAAG TGATTCGGTGTTGAGACATTCGTCTAGTGACTTCAAGAAGATGGGACAGCGAATATTTGTGTTTATCGTTGGTGGAGCAACAAGATCAGAG TTAAAAGTGTGTCACAAACTAACCACGAAACTCAAAAGAGAAGTAATCCTCGGGTCTACAAGCCTTGACGATCCTCCACAGTTCATAACG AAACTGAAGCTTCTGACTGCAAACGAGTTATCAATAGACGATCTTCAAATATGA
- the LOC106425891 gene encoding uncharacterized protein LOC106425891, whose protein sequence is MTMVEDEKEEEIYKKFGFSSIECLMLKSAINTMLAIRIQIVGFMKVVERLKTYEERIGEEGAEQQDEHGELFSAHMDTQQTQHENYDDSKGRGRGGCSNWRGRGPRRSGYYYVTTLHGGKSQEQSEINLEGFRAKKYNILVTTDTVGRGIDVLDVAHVINYDILKHMERYTHRIGRTRRAEKNFDAKLHSIGELDKTNRKAALSIFYSLALAEALMFLAEKAYWEWQVSVCSLLENVTKQCGFGVIGMVSIKRFFFDAFSKSVNGSNYDGDNVDMVSFVMELLGSSCPYEQLIGARILRKCAEDKIEKIGINLPVIERLVEMRNWKDVKEEEIRRSAAEILSKLAGMTQYSLRVAGITGAMESISSLLQNTRSLGEAPDEIGEKNIFHDHHLLYDYCRFNNLGLLILKKLSRDHDNYGKIGNIRGLLQKIIDFMHTDAILLKDENVEMVLSRFLTVKRSLQLVKMLVSMSKNTGRCLRREISEIVFTVSNLRDVLHHGVRYPKLQKLKIEILSFLALEREARERIGVTGGVMKELFNIFLKSKARRDVNERKVKIAAGEAIAMLDLESRSNCVHILKLGVLARLVDAFEVPLVRVNAARVLRNLCLYSEHECFIELRLIKAAAPMVLKSITSGDNKLQEVMLGLATQVFKFMSSEEVHDPLMDSGIKKKELAYLFVSTLKKHDKPSVKVPKIRFVVELARWMMEGDVENVVMFRDLAIKREQELLGAKDKIDTKESELIQMILAKREDEIKNKREDLAGEKEENLQDAERKALSEKKKLNRSKWKAKHRLHRKEKKSSKDRAGNIAANAVASNETQKSDTVTTPTVPDVFNSLQIKLWEYQVKKKAGQVTVGYADRSIRIRGTEKGTCKTTLGGVDTNGDYFFACCEIQRQTKDIVVGVWYSNSGSLLTCQQAGKTIVFFRVLSRDIQKSKESLETVIKLHATSEIPIVGERNSGHRVDPEDGKSVEGNIFYVDESLIMRCSIEQETVVLSSGEATLITENEAAKLATWRGELQRRILRREQRTDILWRALGKLKFKEMRGVEDFSKMEFKLKGENVGLSLKEKVNLRNKLTSNPTELWFKGLENIRINYPNEFRIKKKEICVF, encoded by the coding sequence ATGACCATGGTCGAGGacgagaaggaagaagaaataTACAAGAAATTTGGATTCTCTTCTATCGAGTGTCTGATGTTAAAATCCGCTATTAACACCATGTTGGCCATACGAATACAGATTGTTGGGTTCATGAAAGTTGTGGAAAGGCTAAAAACTTATGAAGAGAGAATCGGTGAAGAGGGTGCAGAACAACAAGATGAACATGGTGAATTATTCTCAGCTCACATGGACACGCAACAAACCCAGCACGAGAATTACGATGATAGCaaaggaagaggacgaggaggTTGCTCAAACTGGAGAGGAAGAGGCCCTAGACGATCCGGGTACTACTATGTCACGACTTTACACGGTGGGAAATCACAAGAACAGAGTGAAATCAACTTAGAAGGATTCAGAGCAAAGAAATACAATATTCTTGTTACAACAGATACTGTAGGCCGTGGAATAGATGTTCTTGACGTGGCTCATGTCATAAACTATGACATCCTTAAACATATGGAGAGGTATACACATCGTATTGGGCGTACAAGACGTGCTGAAAAAAACTTTGATGCTAAATTACATTCCATAGGAGAGCTGGACAAAACAAACAGAAAAGCCGCTCTAAGCATCTTCTACTCGCTAGCCCTAGCCGAAGCTTTGATGTTCCTTGCGGAGAAAGCTTACTGGGAATGGCAGGTCAGTGTGTGTAGCTTGCTCGAGAATGTGACTAAACAATGTGGCTTTGGTGTTATTGGGATGGTCTCTATCAAGAGATTCTTCTTTGACGCCTTCTCAAAGTCTGTGAATGGGAGCAACTATGATGGGGATAATGTGGATATGGTCAGCTTTGTTATGGAACTGTTGGGCTCTAGCTGCCCATATGAACAGCTCATAGGTGCAAGAATTCTCAGGAAGTGTGCAGAGGATAAGATTGAGAAGATTGGAATCAACTTGCCCGTCATTGAAAGGTTGGTGGAGATGCGTAACTGGAAAGACgtgaaagaagaagagattagGAGATCAGCAGCTGAGATACTATCAAAGCTTGCTGGCATGACACAGTACTCTCTAAGAGTCGCTGGAATCACTGGTGCCATGGAGTCGATTTCATCACTATTACAGAACACAAGATCTTTAGGTGAAGCTCCTGACGAGATTGGAGAGAAGAATATCTTCCACGACCATCATCTACTATACGATTACTGTAGGTTCAACAACTTAGGCCTCTTGATTCTAAAGAAATTATCCAGAGATCATGACAACTATGGAAAAATCGGCAACATTAGAGGACTTCTTCAAAAGATTATTGACTTCATGCACACGGATGCAATACTCTTGAAGGATGAGAACGTAGAGATGGTTCTCTCACGATTCCTGACAGTGAAACGGTCCTTGCAACTAGTGAAAATGTTAGTAAGCATGAGCAAGAATACTGGGAGATGTCTTAGAAGAGAGATCTCAGAGATCGTTTTCACAGTTAGTAACCTGAGAGATGTACTGCATCATGGAGTGAGATACCCGAAACTGCAGAAGCTTAAGATTGAGATCTTGAGCTTCCTGGCCCTTGAGAGAGAGGCAAGGGAAAGAATTGGTGTGACTGGAGGTGTCATGAAAGAGCTctttaacattttcttgaaaaGCAAGGCACGTAGGGATGTGAATGAGAGAAAGGTTAAAATCGCTGCAGGGGAAGCTATAGCTATGCTTGATTTGGAGAGTAGAAGCAACTGCGTCCACATTCTAAAGCTTGGAGTCTTGGCAAGACTTGTGGATGCATTTGAAGTTCCTTTGGTCCGTGTCAATGCAGCGAGAGTGTTGAGGAACTTGTGCTTATACTCAGAACATGAATGCTTTATAGAACTGAGGCTCATTAAAGCAGCAGCTCCCATGGTGTTGAAGTCAATAACATCGGGAGACAACAAGTTACAGGAAGTGATGCTAGGGTTAGCAACACAAGTGTTCAAATTCATGAGTTCAGAAGAAGTACACGACCCTTTGATGGATTCAGGGATAAAGAAGAAAGAACTGGCATACTTGTTTGTTTCGACTCTGAAGAAACATGACAAGCCATCGGTTAAGGTTCCAAAAATCAGGTTTGTGGTTGAGCTGGCGAGATGGATGATGGAAGGTGATGTGGAGAACGTTGTGATGTTCAGAGATTTGGCTATTAAGAGAGAGCAAGAGCTGCTTGGAGCTAAAGATAAAATTGACACCAAGGAATCTGAGCTGATTCAGATGATTTTAGCAAAGAGGGAAGATGAAATCAAGAACAAGAGGGAAGACTTAGctggagaaaaagaagaaaacttgCAGGATGCAGAGAGGAAGGCTCTCTCtgagaagaagaaactaaaCCGGTCAAAGTGGAAGGCCAAACATAGGCTTCAcaggaaagaaaagaaatcatCCAAGGACAGAGCTGGAAATATAGCTGCTAACGCAGTTGCAAGTAATGAAACCCAGAAATCTGATACTGTTACTACTCCTACTGTTCCTGACGTTTTTAATAGTTTACAAATCAAACTCTGGGAATACCAAGTCAAAAAGAAAGCTGGCCAAGTTACAGTTGGGTATGCAGATAGGAGTATAAGGATACGGGGTACTGAGAAAGGGACATGTAAAACTACTCTTGGTGGAGTTGATACAAACGGAGACTATTTCTTTGCATGCTGTGAAATCCAGAGACAAACCAAGGATATAGTTGTGGGTGTGTGGTACAGTAACTCAGGAAGTCTGTTGACTTGTCAACAGGCAGGGAAAACAATTGTTTTCTTCCGGGTGTTAAGTCGGGATATACAAAAATCCAAAGAGTCTCTTGAAACTGTAATAAAGTTACATGCAACATCTGAGATACCAATTGTTGGAGAAAGAAATAGTGGGCATAGAGTTGACCCTGAAGATGGTAAGAGCGTGGaaggaaatatattttatgttgatGAAAGTCTAATTATGAGGTGTTCGATCGAACAAGAGACTGTTGTGTTATCATCAGGTGAAGCTACATTGATAACAGAGAATGAAGCTGCGAAATTGGCTACATGGCGTGGAGAGTTACAACGGCGTATACTCAGGAGAGAACAGAGAACTGACATCTTGTGGAGAGCACTTGGAAAATTGAAGTTCAAGGAGATGAGAGGTGTTGAAGATTTTTCGAAAATGGagttcaagcttaagggggagaatgttggattaAGCTTGAAAGAAAAAGTAAACTTGAGAAATAAGTTAACTTCTAATCCTACTGAGTTATGGTTTAAAGGATTAGAAAATATCCGAATAAATTATCCTAATGAATTTAGGattaagaaaaaggaaatatgtgttttctaa